In Pontiella desulfatans, one DNA window encodes the following:
- a CDS encoding aldehyde dehydrogenase family protein, whose protein sequence is MSEKMYPMLINGEQRITKKSFNVINPSTGAVLGLAPELDVENIQLTLKSARQGFEAWSAKTPAERKAIILRYAELIDENSGRIIELLRAETGKPQDNAEYDFGMLSTCLRFFVEEVERLDQPVLHDPDGRFLHYMLRQPLGVCVGMLAWNFPLLNVGYKIGPALAAGCSVILKPSSETPLASLEIAYLAKEAGLPDGVINMVTGTDHDMMKNMLQSDIPSMVTMIGSTRGGLEVMNSSCSSVKHFSVELGGNAPVVVYPDADIKNAAEQVTNLKFANCGQICVSPNRVFVHESIYNEFVELALGIAKGIEMGPLVSDKARQYVLGLVESAKAAGAEVVLGGNAIDGDGFFMEPTILRNVSPEMDVSRNEVFGPVMSIIPFSDSDDEIALANDTEYGLAAYVFTTNLQNGLRAARDIQAGSVCVNEVHYSVQLPHGGLKQSGVGKDCSRYSLEEYLTLKRVSVLVD, encoded by the coding sequence ATGTCGGAAAAAATGTATCCCATGCTGATCAACGGCGAACAGCGGATTACGAAAAAATCGTTTAACGTCATTAATCCTTCTACTGGAGCCGTCCTCGGACTGGCGCCTGAACTCGATGTTGAAAACATCCAGCTTACGCTGAAATCAGCCCGGCAGGGTTTTGAGGCATGGTCGGCCAAAACTCCAGCCGAGCGCAAGGCAATCATCCTGCGCTACGCGGAGCTGATCGACGAAAACAGCGGCCGCATTATTGAACTGCTGCGCGCTGAAACCGGAAAGCCGCAGGACAACGCCGAATACGACTTCGGCATGCTCTCCACCTGTCTGCGTTTCTTTGTCGAAGAGGTGGAACGCCTTGATCAGCCGGTTCTTCACGACCCGGATGGCCGATTTCTGCACTACATGCTGCGCCAACCACTCGGTGTTTGTGTGGGTATGCTGGCGTGGAACTTTCCGTTGCTCAATGTAGGCTATAAAATCGGCCCGGCACTGGCCGCAGGTTGTTCCGTTATCCTCAAGCCATCCAGTGAAACGCCGTTAGCCTCACTTGAAATCGCCTATCTGGCAAAAGAAGCCGGACTTCCCGATGGCGTGATCAACATGGTCACTGGCACCGATCACGACATGATGAAAAACATGCTTCAGAGCGATATCCCATCGATGGTCACCATGATCGGGTCGACCCGCGGCGGACTCGAAGTGATGAATAGCTCCTGCTCCAGCGTCAAACATTTTTCCGTCGAGCTCGGCGGCAATGCGCCGGTAGTGGTTTATCCCGATGCCGACATCAAAAACGCCGCCGAACAGGTCACCAATCTAAAGTTTGCCAACTGCGGGCAGATCTGTGTCTCGCCGAACCGCGTCTTCGTTCATGAATCAATTTATAACGAATTTGTTGAGCTCGCGCTGGGGATTGCCAAGGGAATTGAAATGGGACCGCTGGTTTCCGATAAAGCACGTCAATATGTTCTCGGCCTCGTCGAGTCAGCCAAAGCGGCTGGCGCGGAAGTCGTGCTCGGTGGCAACGCCATTGACGGCGACGGCTTCTTTATGGAACCGACCATCCTTCGGAATGTATCGCCTGAAATGGATGTGTCGCGCAACGAAGTATTCGGCCCGGTCATGTCGATTATCCCGTTCTCGGATTCCGACGACGAGATCGCACTGGCGAACGATACGGAATACGGCCTTGCGGCTTACGTCTTTACGACTAACCTGCAGAACGGTCTGCGCGCCGCGCGCGACATCCAGGCCGGCAGTGTCTGCGTGAACGAAGTGCACTATTCCGTCCAGCTTCCGCATGGTGGACTCAAACAGAGCGGCGTGGGCAAAGACTGCTCGCGCTACAGCCTTGAAGAATATCTCACCCTCAAACGTGTATCCGTACTGGTCGACTAA
- a CDS encoding VOC family protein, whose translation MQFSHIGIPTKDAKNWDGFYEPGKIHYTDFNKDEFGIEWIQCEADSPMPEMFQNIPHLAFQVDSIEDALEGKEILVETFSPAEGVRVAFINHNGAPVEFMEIKA comes from the coding sequence ATGCAATTCAGCCATATTGGAATTCCCACCAAAGACGCTAAAAACTGGGACGGCTTCTACGAACCCGGGAAAATTCACTACACCGACTTCAACAAAGATGAATTCGGCATTGAATGGATCCAGTGCGAGGCCGATAGCCCCATGCCCGAAATGTTTCAAAACATCCCTCATCTCGCCTTCCAGGTTGACAGCATCGAGGACGCCCTCGAGGGTAAAGAGATTCTGGTCGAAACTTTTTCGCCGGCCGAAGGGGTCCGCGTGGCATTCATCAATCACAACGGCGCGCCCGTTGAGTTCATGGAAATAAAGGCATAA
- the eda gene encoding bifunctional 4-hydroxy-2-oxoglutarate aldolase/2-dehydro-3-deoxy-phosphogluconate aldolase — protein sequence MFPAKMMQRLEKGGVVAGFSIENSEQAVPIAKALLAGGIDAIELTLRTPAAMEALKAICDAKLDMLVGVGTILTPGQAVAVKAAGADFAVAPGMNPRVIKAAAEVDLPFAPGIASPSELEIAIENGCRFVKFFPAEAAGGIKYLRSMGAPYKHLDIQYFPLGGLNAENMSDYLKEPNVPVIGGSWIVKKDLVENEDWAGLTAHAAEVRKRVEEG from the coding sequence ATGTTTCCAGCTAAAATGATGCAACGGCTGGAAAAGGGCGGCGTGGTCGCCGGGTTTTCCATCGAAAACTCAGAACAGGCCGTGCCGATTGCAAAAGCGCTGCTGGCTGGCGGCATTGATGCGATTGAGCTGACGCTCCGCACACCCGCCGCAATGGAAGCACTCAAAGCGATTTGTGATGCGAAACTTGATATGCTGGTCGGCGTGGGAACGATCCTCACACCCGGCCAAGCGGTAGCAGTAAAAGCCGCGGGCGCAGACTTCGCCGTCGCGCCGGGCATGAACCCGCGTGTGATCAAAGCGGCGGCCGAAGTAGACCTTCCGTTTGCACCGGGAATCGCCTCCCCGTCCGAGCTGGAAATCGCGATTGAAAACGGGTGTCGTTTCGTGAAGTTCTTCCCGGCTGAAGCTGCCGGCGGAATCAAGTACCTGCGCAGCATGGGAGCGCCGTATAAGCATCTCGATATTCAATATTTTCCGCTGGGCGGACTGAATGCCGAAAACATGAGCGATTACTTGAAAGAGCCGAACGTGCCTGTCATCGGCGGGTCATGGATTGTTAAAAAGGATTTGGTTGAAAACGAAGACTGGGCCGGACTCACCGCGCACGCCGCAGAAGTTCGTAAGCGAGTAGAGGAGGGGTAG
- a CDS encoding Dabb family protein → MYKHIVLWKLKDEAGGMNKAELAVEVKRRLDELPAIISEVSGYEVAINIGAYGASFFDVSLIASYPDEEAFKRYCVYPEHDAVVAYIQSVTVAEEIVDYIV, encoded by the coding sequence ATGTATAAGCATATTGTATTGTGGAAATTGAAGGATGAAGCCGGCGGGATGAATAAAGCCGAATTGGCTGTGGAAGTGAAACGGCGTTTGGATGAATTGCCGGCCATTATTTCAGAGGTCAGCGGCTATGAAGTGGCCATTAACATTGGCGCGTACGGCGCATCGTTTTTCGACGTCAGCCTGATTGCCAGTTACCCCGATGAAGAGGCGTTTAAACGCTACTGCGTTTATCCGGAGCACGACGCGGTCGTTGCCTATATCCAGTCTGTAACCGTTGCTGAAGAAATTGTGGATTATATTGTATGA
- a CDS encoding sugar kinase: MKPVVTFGEIMGRLAAPTNLRLRQTRELEVTYAGAEASVAASICNFGGTARYVTALPKHALAEATMDSVRAVGVDTQYVLRTDEGRLGLYFLETGANQRPSNVIYDRADSAVSITPAERYDWDAIFEGAQWLHLSGITPALSENAAEATRIAAQKAQAAGCRVSIDLNFRGKLWKWDASKTARELAQETMRKILPFIDVVIANEEDCHDVLGIRAGDTDVHSGALDTSRYPDVARQVAAQFPNISNVAITLRESYSANHNNWGAMLYDAASDKPHFAPLDADGNYRSYKIKNIVDRVGGGDSFAGGLIFALTTNELSDPSDAIRYAVAASCLKHSIKGDFNFSTRKEVEALMGGSASGRVVR; the protein is encoded by the coding sequence ATGAAACCGGTTGTAACTTTTGGGGAAATTATGGGGCGCCTGGCCGCGCCGACAAACCTTCGTCTACGTCAGACGCGTGAGCTGGAAGTAACGTATGCAGGGGCAGAAGCGAGTGTGGCAGCGTCGATCTGTAATTTCGGCGGCACGGCGCGTTATGTAACGGCCTTGCCGAAACATGCGTTGGCGGAGGCCACGATGGATTCCGTGCGTGCGGTCGGCGTGGATACGCAGTACGTGTTGCGCACCGATGAAGGGCGCCTCGGTCTTTACTTCCTCGAAACCGGAGCCAACCAGCGGCCGAGTAATGTGATTTATGACCGCGCCGACTCGGCCGTTTCCATCACACCGGCTGAACGGTATGACTGGGACGCGATTTTTGAGGGTGCGCAGTGGCTGCATCTCAGCGGAATCACGCCCGCCCTTTCTGAAAACGCTGCGGAAGCAACGCGGATTGCTGCGCAGAAAGCGCAGGCAGCTGGATGCCGAGTTTCAATCGATCTCAACTTCCGCGGCAAATTATGGAAATGGGATGCGTCGAAGACAGCGCGTGAACTCGCACAGGAAACGATGCGAAAAATCCTGCCATTCATCGATGTTGTTATCGCGAACGAAGAAGACTGTCACGATGTACTCGGCATTCGCGCGGGCGACACCGACGTTCACTCTGGCGCGCTCGATACCTCCCGCTACCCCGATGTTGCTCGTCAGGTTGCTGCACAGTTCCCGAACATCAGCAACGTGGCAATCACCCTGCGCGAAAGCTACTCGGCTAATCACAATAACTGGGGCGCCATGCTTTACGATGCCGCGAGCGATAAGCCGCACTTCGCGCCACTCGATGCCGACGGTAACTACCGGTCGTATAAAATCAAAAACATCGTCGACCGCGTTGGTGGCGGCGACTCTTTTGCCGGAGGACTGATCTTTGCACTGACCACCAACGAGCTGAGTGATCCATCCGATGCCATCCGCTACGCGGTGGCCGCTTCCTGCCTGAAGCACTCGATCAAGGGCGACTTTAACTTCTCGACCCGCAAGGAAGTTGAAGCCCTCATGGGAGGCTCCGCCTCTGGACGTGTCGTGCGTTGA